A portion of the Thunnus albacares chromosome 5, fThuAlb1.1, whole genome shotgun sequence genome contains these proteins:
- the LOC122981723 gene encoding uncharacterized protein LOC122981723 isoform X1, protein MGAKVSVRNNTPYIWYYSNSSSGGFRSVYPGCTEQYDEKRDIWCYIYLRYHSHDWNSFGTEYNSHKGDPTFTISESWDRSQIQWHCSTEGSVATCPNYGKQEEDQRQQEQQRRQQQQEERRRQERLERERRIQEEIDRESEISREKLSRSREKLRQKQSFKGQVHHHERTQVLHQQIEDDAAAIERNELADVEQKFKELLSKYKITESEDLQDCGLEDRIKTLHNELTVQYCRENKLPVWSQFTFDHAVGYEELSLTEKLTILEAVLKLTLQGTAETEDESDHLLHWDKKYEFLFCLVEELYVTNPTLAEPIFLRILDAVSELLPKSRETLVQILFNNIWTPTEIMLFIRKASSIDHNQIPQVLHMVQTYRLSCLLTLSALKKQEPLMFLQQQVREDKDKDTDTILRELCESQCPENILTVIEDVLRHMETELPKYQEVDLTEKNIEDLKIKIKSLDCANPDINTLKEVLIGMSVAVQDSTTNEPKGIKGYFPRQTQLASLLLLLLSQLTENKGCLLEIGTGEGKSAILAMFATIQAIRGIKVDIVTSSPVLARRDQEEWKKFFEKFGVTSSVVPPPLSKQSSPVEPDKLLEEAYKQQVVYGTVGAFAADTLKQEFERRTTRGTRGFELVIVDEVDYMTLDNGVQVTFLSHEASSLRHMDQILANIWTMTSTCQPIEMLDTGEIKWATRIQHFHKAATSAVMGSEPSDSFSAFDILLPGVDLGFYSSEDIEMLRQAMSKTETENTGDDYQDDGWRAIEQVMKKIGVSQQYDLLRIFQEVMENSVAFECYSEENNKAKRYRTEERHADLEVSMLLLENGLACEIMSEKSLIEATVSAVKSYIKYSDECSYSKENGNFIYIPHFLRKYVENQLPVFVENALRAIEMTQGREYMIDISRAAAKVSASDPDQHQYDAIIPVDFKASGVLEKNKKWGNGLQQFLEMKHQLAISPLSSVTNYMSNCHYFKRYIHGNGIFGVSGTLGGDADKDFLKRHYKTKSYTIPAHRHKKVVELPALQVNGGNDQWIQTVCDTTWKAASRGQVVLVICEDVKTANELHVKMQDEERFKPHQITMYTISERHNIERDKFSGGRIIIATNLGGRGTDIKVEEKVNECGGLFVLLTHFPRNRRVEKQIFGRTARKGNPGMVQMVLNQDHLAPAYQGQSVEIMRQLREEYEVKRISEMESDELVEIDLKGELFTTFCQSLKDFEQNYTEEERKDLSQLEPRDIPDHLRDYQAKFDYQPALNALKEAWALWLTLHEEHINRHDDIHDLQTDLIKTMNETKGKLLQGESDNFYDHIKQAILRTDLHCRDKTNDYGAKSYWQRAATSDPLYKAVALYNQAYITINLAKDDYKAEARKLLEQAKEPVDVYISETSNTMVSCQMSVNDNLKPHRNNFQSQMEARMNIFKSWKTYIDNALKKLVKLEEGNSGAKTKDCSVYMLLKEKDFIITNELMALYELGLAIVFEVEEKPKFCFDALICFFIGAIQVLAGVLVCAFSFGTASQFGLGLISEGVSDMISGIEGMVKGTFSWAEWAINKSISIGISLLTAGFSAIKKAVTSMDKVKSLLNGTKSFTTVTSGTAESAISSFGREAFGISTSSTVLKQNFKHAAKYAVQEITKQAVVTGLNYAVDEGLKAIFEDILNSAFKDVVTSAVKQNRDLDKAITDFISSHVPKAAMQKDSFKIGKLDEEEMTKTIAVLTEDLIPDLMMDCTTVHEVISGLTKVCNGVGITGAAKLCLTVADQTTRFIEILNSVPTKRVIDETFVPTLLSEIEELQRGEKYDQDGRHNLQDVKRLKGKILSTLADSVSQAFIKACSGHMTSLLTKPLKSKFNKATGEAVGNIMGRHKTQSFFDDQRHKHNMRSASRNTEKSLTEKERMDLMDYMEHISNVDHPATDFDIIVLTKSGLLNGRGIHLTVIDEHGNRLSEERYKGTDESAGNITLQLTKRAKDLQPPEKSSFFSWIKAKITLQEPQFYSGHFDIVQDDGTVVNVNSEHQNSLYHAIAQATGSDRSDLKGAAVKLHEKVKNEVQENFASYTPILKLQRGYDYSHKNPGKYTITGGAKPGGASHSELLTKEEYLKSTSFIETDECDIIRSYKLASVEKYKRLRNARGSENNSGTVNADHVPSKDSIRKAWERTKDKPELQEQLKNSNPKLYEMIENIKDDKNGLNLIAMEVLAKDHKRALTMGASHQAKKCRELLAESLVSGDVETMLKQSMIVAHPLTSQELMADLGENRRPHHNEMSKEGIRGYYKAGYTNLVTVYSRQGLIDQNQKDQLMEWLNQDKHEDKNTPEYLSIRDSLK, encoded by the exons ATGGGCGCCAAAGTTTCAGTGAGGAATAACACTCCGTACATCTGGTACTACTCCAACTCAAGCTCAGGG gGGTTTCGTAGTGTATACCCTGGCTGTACTGAACAGTATGACGAGAAGCGTGATATCTGGTGCTACATTTATCTGAGATACCACAGTCATGATTGGAATAGTTTTGGAACTGAATACAATTCTCACAAAGGCGACCCCACGTTTACCATCAGTGAGAGCTGGGACCGCTCACAGATTCAGTGGCATTGCAGTACAGAGGGGAGTGTTGCAACGTGTCCCAACTATG GAAAACAGGAGGAAGATCAGAGACAACAAGAACAGCAGcgaagacagcagcagcaggaggagagaagacGACAGGAGCGTCTGGAACGGGAGCGAAGGATTCAAGaggagatagacagagagagtgagatcTCCAGAGAGAAACTGTCTCGATCGAGGGAGAAGCTTCGTCAGAAACAGAGCTTCAAAGGTCAGGTGCACCATCATGAGCGCACACAAGTTCTCCACCAGCAAATAGAGGACGATGCAGCTGCAATCGAGAGGAATGAG CTTGCAGATGTGGAGCAGAAATTCAAAGAACTtctttcaaaatacaaaatcacagAGAGTGAAGACTTGCAGGACTGCGGGCTTGAGGACAGGATTAAAACACTTCATAATGAACTGACGGTCCAATATTGCAGAGAAAACAAGCTTCCAGTGTGGTCTCAGTTTACGTTTGACCATGCTGTGGGATATGAGGAACTTTCTCTGACTGAGAAACTCACCATTCTTGAGGCAGTTCTGAAGTTAACTCTTCAGGGCACCGCTGAGACTGAAGATGAAAGTGATCATTTACTTCACTGGGATAAAAAGTATGAGTTCCTTTTCTGTTTGGTTGAGGAACTTTACGTCACAAATCCAACTCTGGCTGAGCCGATTTTCTTGAGAATTCTTGATGCAGTTTCAGAGCTTTTACCAAAAAGCAGAGAGACTCTGGTTCAAATACTGTTCAATAACATCTGGACACCAACAGAAATAATGCTCTTCATTCGCAAAGCTTCATCGATAGACCACAATCAGATTCCCCAAGTCCTCCACATGGTACAGACCTACAGGCTAAGCTgcctcctcactctctctgctctgaaGAAGCAAGAGCCACTAATGTTTCTACAACAACAAGTAAGAGAAGACAAGGACAAAGATACTGACACCATTTTGAGGGAACTCTGTGAATCCCAGTGCCCAGAGAATATTCTGACAGTGATCGAGGATGTTCTCAGACACATGGAAACAGAACTTCCAAAATATCAGGAGGTGGATCTTACTGAGAAGAATATAGAGGATCTCAAGATAAAGATTAAATCTCTTGATTGTGCAAACCCGGATATCAATACTCTGAAGGAAGTGTTGATTGGAATGTCTGTAGCCGTGCAAGACAGCACAACAAATGAGCCCAAAGGCATTAAAGGCTATTTTCCAAGACAGACTCAGCTGGCATCATTACTTTTGCTCCTACTGTCACAGCTAACTGAAAATAAAGGCTGTCTCCTTGAGATTGGCACAGGTGAAGGGAAATCTGCTATCTTGGCAATGTTTGCTACAATCCAGGCTATTCGTGGAATAAAGGTGGACATTGTGACAAGCTCTCCAGTTCTTGCAAGACGGGACCAGGAGGAGTGGAAGAAATTTTTTGAAAAGTTTGGTGTCACATCATCTGTAGTACCCCCACCCCTCTCCAAACAATCTTCCCCTGTGGAACCAGATAAGTTGTTAGAAGAGGCATACAAACAACAAGTTGTGTATGGCACTGTTGGTGCTTTTGCAGCAGACACATTAAAACAAGAGTTTGAGAGGAGAACTACCCGTGGAACAAGAGGATTTGAGCTAGTGATAGTGGATGAAGTGGACTACATGACCTTGGATAATGGAGTTCAAGTGACATTCCTGTCTCATGAAGCCAGCAGTTTGAGGCATATGGATCAAATTCTTGCTAACATTTGGACAATGACATCTACTTGTCAACCAATTGAAATGCTAGATACAGGTGAGATAAAATGGGCAACAAGGATCCAACATTTCCATAAAGCAGCAACATCTGCTGTTATGGGATCGGAACCATCTGACAGCTTCTCAGCCTTTGACATTTTGCTGCCAGGTGTAGATTTGGGGTTCTATTCATCAGAGGATATTGAGATGTTGAGGCAAGCTATGAgtaagacagaaacagaaaatacaggTGATGACTACCAGGATGACGGCTGGAGAGCGATTGAACAAGTCATGAAGAAAATAGGAGTTTCACAACAGTATGATCTGCTGCGTATATTTCAGGAAGTAATGGAGAACAGTGTGGCTTTTGAGTGCTATTCTGAAGAGAACAACAAAGCCAAACGTTACAGGACTGAGGAAAGACATGCTGACTTAGAAGTCAGCATGTTACTCCTTGAAAATGGATTAGCATGTGAAATCATGTCAGAAAAATCTCTCATTGAAGCAACTGTGAGTGCAGTAAAGTCCTATATTAAGTACTCAGACGAATGTTCTTATTCTAAAGAAAACGGAAACTTCATCTATATCCCTCATTTCTTGAGGAAATATGTTGAAAATCAGTTACCAGTGTTTGTTGAGAATGCCTTGAGGGCCATTGAGATGACTCAGGGCAGAGAGTACATGATCGACATTTCACGAGCTGCTGCCAAAGTATCTGCCAGTGATCCTGACCAGCATCAGTATGATGCCATAATTCCAGTGGACTTCAAAGCAAGTGGGGTGttggagaaaaacaagaagTGGGGTAATGGACTCCAGCAGTTTTTGGAGATGAAGCATCAGCTTGCAATTTCACCTTTGTCCAGTGTGACCAACTACATGTCTAACTGCCATTACTTTAAACGGTACATCCATGGAAATGGCATATTTGGTGTTTCTGGCACATTAGGGGGTGATGCAGACAAAGACTTTCTGAAAAGGCATTATAAAACAAAGAGCTATACTATTCCAGCTCATCGTCATAAAAAAGTGGTTGAGTTGCCAGCCCTGCAGGTGAATGGGGGCAATGACCAATGGATCCAGACTGTTTGTGATACTACCTGGAAAGCAGCAAGTAGAGGACAAGTTGTCCTGGTGATATGTGAAGATGTCAAGACAGCAAATGAGCTACATGTGAAAATGCAAGACGAAGAGAGATTTAAGCCACATCAGATCACGATGTACACAATTAGTGAGAGACACAACATTGAGAGAGATAAATTTAGTGGAGGGAGGATTATCATTGCAACAAACCTTGGAGGGAGAGGAACAGACATCAAGGTTGAGgaaaaagtaaatgaatgtgGTGGCCTCTTTGTGCTTCTCACACACTTCCCACGCAATCGAAGAGTGGAGAAACAAATCTTTGGTCGCACTGCTCGGAAAGGAAACCCCGGCATGGTCCAGATGGTTCTGAACCAGGATCATCTTGCACCAGCTTACCAAGGTCAGTCTGTTGAGATAATGCGACAGCTCAGAGAAGAGTATGAAGTGAAGCGTATAAGTGAAATGGAAAGTGATGAGCTGGTAGAAATAGACTTGAAGGGAGaactttttactacattttgtcAATCCCTCAAGGACTTTGAACAGAATTACacggaggaagaaagaaaagatctCTCACAATTGGAACCTAGAGATATACCTGATCATCTCAGAGACTATCAGGCTAAGTTTGATTACCAGCCAGCCCTGAATGCTTTGAAAGAAGCATGGGCATTGTGGCTGACTCTTCATGAGGAGCATATCAACAGACATGATGACATCCATGACCTTCAGACAGACCTCATCAAGACAATGAATGAAACTAAGGGAAAGCTCTTGCAGGGGGAAAGTGACAATTTCTATGATCACATTAAGCAGGCCATTCTCAGGACTGACCTACActgcagagacaaaacaaatgactATGGAGCTAAATCCTATTGGCAGAGGGCAGCAACCTCTGACCCACTGTACAAAGCTGTGGCACTCTATAACCAGGCATACATCACCATCAACCTGGCCAAGGATGACTATAAAGCAGAGGCAAGGAAACTGTTGGAGCAGGCTAAAGAGCCTGTCGATGTTTATATCTcagaaacatcaaacacaatGGTCTCCTGTCAGATGTCTGTTAATGACAACTTGAAACCACACAGAAACAACTTTCAGAGTCAAATGGAGGCCAGAATGAACATCTTCAAGTCGTGGAAGACATACATTGATAATGCATTGAAGAAACTTGTGAAGCTGGAagaaggcaacagtggtgcaaaaacaaaGGACTGTTCAGTCTACATGTTGTTAAAGGAAAAAGATTTCATCATCACAAATGAGCTAATGGCACTCTATGAGCTTGGCCTTGCTATTGTTTTTGAAGTGGAAGAGAAAccaaagttttgttttgatgctcTCATTTGCTTCTTCATCGGAGCAATCCAGGTGTTGGCTGGGGTTCTTGTTTGTGCCTTTTCATTTGGCACTGCAAGCCAGTTTGGACTTGGCCTGATAAGTGAGGGAGTATCAGACATGATCAGTGGAATAGAGGGCATGGTAAAAGGTACATTTAGCTGGGCAGAATGGGCAATAAACAAAAGTATCAGCATTGGTATTTCTTTGCTTACTGCTGGATTCAGTGCCATCAAGAAAGCTGTCACTTCAATGGACAAGGTAAAATCTCTGCTTAATGGTACCAAGTCCTTCACAACTGTTACCAGTGGAACTGCTGAGTCTGCCATCTCCTCATTTGGTAGAGAAGCCTTTGGAATTTCAACATCTTCAACAGTTTTAAAGCAGAACTTCAAACATGCTGCCAAGTACGCTGTACAGGAGATAACGAAGCAAGCTGTGGTCACTGGTTTGAACTATGCAGTTGATGAAGGCCTGAAGGCGATCTTTGAAGATATTTTGAATTCAGCTTTTAAGGATGTTGTTACTTCAGCAGTGAAGCAGAACCGTGACTTGGATAAAGCTATCACTGATTTCATCAGCTCACATGTCCCAAAAGCAGCCATGCAGAAAGATAGCTTTAAGATTGGCAAATTGGATGAGGaagaaatgactaaaacaattgcTGTATTAACTGAAGATTTAATTCCTGACCTTATGATGGACTGCACAACAGTACATGAGGTTATCAGTGGACTCACTAAGGTGTGCAATGGAGTAGGTATTACTGGGGCTGCCAAGTTATGTCTGACAGTTGCAGATCAAACCACCCGTTTCATTGAAATACTGAATTCTGTTCCTACAAAAAGGGTCATTGATGAAACTTTTGTTCCTACTTTACTGAGTGAAATTGAGGAGCTTCAGCGAGGTGAGAAATATGATCAAGATGGACGACACAATTTACAAGATGTGAAACGTCTTAAGGGCAAAATTCTGAGCACCCTTGCAGACAGTGTGTCCCAAGCATTTATCAAGGCTTGCTCTGGACATATGACCTCCCTTTTGACAAAGCCATTGAAGAGCAAGTTTAACAAAGCTACTGGTGAAGCTGTTGGCAACATTATGGGCAGACATAAAACTCAAAGTTTTTTTGATGACCAGAGACACAAGCACAACATGAGATCAGCCAGTCGCAACACTGAGAAGTCGCTTACAGAGAAGGAACGGATGGATTTAATGGATTACATGGAACACATAAGCAATGTAGATCACCCTGCCACAGATTTTGACATTATTGTTCTCACAAAAAGTGGCTTACTCAACGGTAGAGGGATTCACCTCACTGTCATTGATGAGCATGGAAACAGACTCTCAGAGGAACGTTACAAAGGAACAGACGAGTCTGCTGGCAACATCACACTACAGCTGACAAAACGAGCAAAAGACCTGCAGCCACCAGA GAAAAGCAGTTTCTTCTCGTGGATCAAAGCAAAGATCACTTTACAGGAGCCACAGTTTTACAGCGGCCATTTTGACATCGTTCAAGATGATGGTACAGTGGTCAATGTGAATTCAGAGCACCAGAATAGTCTCTATCATGCAATCGCACAAGCAACTGGAAGTGATCGAAGCGATCTTAAAGGAGCTGCTGTGAAGCTTCatgagaaagtgaaaaatgaa GTTCAGGAAAACTTTGCTTCGTACACACCGATTCTTAAGCTTCAGCGAGGCTATGACTACTCCCACAAAAACCCTGGAAAATACACCATCACCGGAGGAGCGAAGCCAGGAGGAGCCAGCCATTCTGAACTTCTTACCAAAGAGGAATATTTGAAGAGTACCAGCTTCATTGAAACTGATGAATGTGATATTATCAGAAGCTATAAGCTTGCATCTGTTGAAAAATACAAACG TTTGAGAAATGCTCGCGGATCTGAGAACAACAGTGGAACAGTGAATGCAGACCACGTTCCCTCCAAGGATTCCATTCGCAAAGCTTGGGAGAGGACAAAAGACAAACCTGAGCTACAGGAGCAGCTCAAAAACAGTAATCCAAAACTCTATGAAATGATAGAGAACataaaagatgacaaaaatgGGCTGAATCTTATTGCCATGGAGGTGTTGGCCAAAGATCACAAACGTGCTCTGACCATGGGTGCAAGCCACCAAGCCAAGAAGTGCCG GGAGCTGCTAGCAGAAAGTCTTGTCAGTGGAGATGTGGAGACAATGCTGAAACAGTCTATGATTGTGGCTCACCCTCTGACCTCACAGGAACTTATGGCTGATTTAG GTGAAAACAGAAGACCACATCATAATGAGATGTCAAAGGAAGGCATCAGGGGCTACTACAAGGCAGGTTACACCAATCTTGTGACAGTGTACAGCCGGCAGGGACTCATCGATCAGAATCAGAAAGATCAGCTGATGGAGTGGCTGAATCAAGACAAACATGAAGATAAAAACACTCCTGAGTACCTGAGTATCAGGGATTCCTTAAAGTAA